One region of Mycolicibacterium rhodesiae NBB3 genomic DNA includes:
- a CDS encoding SDR family NAD(P)-dependent oxidoreductase produces the protein MTQLLSGKTALVTGSSRGIGRAIAQRLAAEGATVVVTARSYEPSQSLRWGSSAALPGTIGETVELIETAGGHAIGMAADLENSVERDNLVQRVVDSTGRLDILVNNAGFADYSVIEDMSLDTFDRTVEHYLRVPFVLSKAVLPHMRQQGAGWIVNIGSVTGVAPVRPYREYNKTSGDVVYASMKAALHRFTQGIAAEVLDANIAVNCVGPSTAVRTPGAAQLIPDSFPTEPVEYLAETVLAMCHRPAAERTGLVAFSLHYPWSAQLPVHSLDGATVLPPLEPPATANPNILPLGL, from the coding sequence ATGACCCAATTGCTCAGCGGGAAAACAGCTCTGGTCACCGGTAGCAGTCGGGGCATCGGTCGGGCGATCGCGCAGCGGCTGGCTGCGGAGGGTGCGACGGTGGTGGTGACGGCGCGCTCGTACGAGCCGTCGCAGTCACTACGGTGGGGATCGTCGGCTGCGCTTCCCGGCACCATCGGTGAAACCGTCGAACTGATCGAGACGGCAGGCGGGCACGCCATCGGTATGGCGGCTGACCTCGAGAACTCGGTGGAACGTGACAACCTCGTGCAACGGGTCGTCGACAGCACGGGTCGACTCGACATCCTCGTCAACAATGCGGGATTCGCCGACTACTCGGTGATCGAAGACATGTCGCTCGACACCTTCGACCGCACCGTCGAGCACTACCTGCGGGTGCCCTTCGTGCTGAGCAAGGCGGTGCTGCCGCACATGCGCCAGCAAGGAGCGGGCTGGATCGTCAACATCGGATCGGTGACCGGCGTCGCGCCGGTGCGGCCGTACCGCGAGTACAACAAGACGTCCGGCGACGTGGTCTATGCATCGATGAAGGCGGCGTTGCATCGGTTCACGCAGGGCATCGCGGCCGAGGTGCTCGATGCCAACATCGCGGTCAACTGCGTGGGACCGTCGACAGCGGTGCGTACACCTGGTGCGGCACAGCTGATCCCGGACAGTTTCCCAACCGAGCCGGTGGAGTATCTGGCCGAAACGGTGTTGGCGATGTGCCACCGGCCGGCCGCCGAGCGTACCGGCCTGGTCGCCTTCAGTCTGCACTACCCGTGGTCCGCACAACTACCGGTGCACAGCCTCGACGGCGCCACGGTCCTGCCCCCGCTGGAGCCGCCGGCGACGGCCAACCCGAACATCCTGCCGCTTGGACTCTAG
- a CDS encoding Dabb family protein codes for MFNVTRLIHLAPATDLGTVVGKLRNLAYTCDAEHVVIGPTLPGTRNGGDILMHMRFRDSDGWTTVAQRFARTFADSPVIHLDGAEYQGVTSQTGAGDGATIYRTLLLRVDPHTDDAIIERFEADLRLLPRYVRTITSWQLSRVDSAIGASPWTHVFEQEFTDVDGLMGPYLMHPIHWAYVDRWFDPECPDVIVRDRVCHSFCETT; via the coding sequence ATGTTTAACGTCACCCGGCTGATTCACCTCGCACCGGCCACCGATCTAGGAACTGTCGTTGGGAAACTACGGAACCTCGCCTACACGTGCGATGCCGAACACGTCGTCATCGGGCCGACGCTGCCCGGAACCCGCAACGGCGGCGACATCCTCATGCATATGCGGTTCCGCGACTCCGACGGCTGGACGACGGTTGCGCAACGGTTCGCCAGGACGTTCGCGGACTCCCCGGTCATCCACCTCGACGGCGCTGAATACCAGGGCGTGACAAGCCAAACCGGTGCCGGCGATGGAGCGACGATTTACCGGACGCTGCTCCTGCGAGTTGACCCACATACCGACGACGCCATCATCGAACGGTTCGAAGCCGACCTGCGATTGCTGCCACGTTACGTGCGCACCATCACCTCATGGCAGCTCAGCCGGGTGGACAGCGCCATCGGTGCATCACCGTGGACGCACGTTTTCGAACAGGAATTCACTGACGTCGACGGCCTCATGGGGCCCTACCTGATGCACCCGATCCATTGGGCCTATGTCGATCGATGGTTCGATCCCGAATGCCCGGACGTCATCGTCCGCGATCGGGTCTGTCACAGCTTCTGCGAGACGACCTAG
- a CDS encoding alpha/beta hydrolase — protein MTLDGQIAGIIEELDAGFPPVHTMSGAQARAVIRSRFTAASAPEEVGEVRDATVRGPAGELAVRIYRPAHASGPVPTLVYAHGGGFVFCDLDSHDGLCRSLTNLTPAVVVSVAYRLAPEDPWPAAAEDVFAVAHWAARNADALGGDAGRVVVGGDSAGGHVSAIVALMARDRGAPALAAQLLLYPMISPNFDTDSYRRYGQGFYNPRPALQWYWDQYVPSLADRSHPYAAPLNADLRGLPPAVVVTAGHDPLRDEGIAFGDALERASVPTTRLNYEGGVHGFMTMPTLNLAQRARKEVCEHLAAALFAGAARG, from the coding sequence ATGACGCTGGACGGGCAGATCGCGGGGATCATCGAGGAGCTCGACGCCGGATTCCCGCCCGTGCACACGATGTCCGGCGCCCAGGCACGCGCGGTAATCCGGTCCCGCTTCACCGCAGCGTCGGCGCCCGAAGAGGTCGGCGAGGTTCGCGACGCGACAGTCCGCGGGCCTGCAGGGGAGCTCGCGGTGCGCATCTACCGTCCCGCTCACGCCTCGGGCCCGGTGCCGACTCTGGTGTACGCCCACGGCGGGGGCTTCGTGTTCTGTGACCTCGACAGCCACGACGGACTATGCCGGAGCCTCACGAATCTGACTCCAGCCGTTGTGGTTTCCGTCGCATACCGGCTTGCACCCGAAGATCCGTGGCCGGCGGCAGCCGAAGACGTGTTCGCAGTCGCGCACTGGGCGGCCCGCAACGCGGACGCGCTGGGCGGCGACGCCGGTCGGGTCGTCGTCGGCGGCGACAGTGCGGGTGGGCATGTGTCGGCGATAGTCGCGCTGATGGCCCGCGATCGTGGAGCCCCTGCCCTGGCGGCCCAGCTTCTGCTCTATCCGATGATCTCACCGAACTTCGACACGGATTCGTATCGCAGATACGGCCAAGGTTTCTACAACCCACGTCCTGCACTGCAGTGGTATTGGGATCAGTACGTACCCTCACTCGCCGACCGTTCACATCCCTATGCCGCACCGTTGAATGCCGACCTGCGCGGGCTGCCTCCCGCGGTTGTCGTCACCGCCGGCCACGATCCACTGCGAGACGAGGGAATCGCATTCGGCGACGCCCTGGAGCGCGCCAGTGTCCCGACAACGCGACTCAACTACGAGGGCGGCGTCCACGGGTTCATGACGATGCCGACGCTGAATCTCGCACAGCGAGCACGCAAGGAAGTATGCGAACACCTCGCCGCCGCGCTCTTCGCCGGGGCTGCTCGTGGCTGA
- a CDS encoding IclR family transcriptional regulator: MTTTVETPSAVIDRVSLVLDAFDGPGRLNLAQIVRRTGLPRSSAHRLLERLVALRWLRRNGRDYELGMRLVELGSLAVHQDRLHRAAIPLLHDLHRATGLVVHLALLDGSDVVYLEKIGDRMMAAIPTRVGGRQPAHCAAVGKAILAYNSHADVVDLTTRKTRYSISTPAQLRDELAQVRARGVAFDREESLPGFGCVAAPIGAPGEAVAAVSVCGPMNRMMFDQRLAAPIRMTAMGIWRDVEDGPRRVAPTLQQERPLRSAPVRELQYA; the protein is encoded by the coding sequence ATGACCACGACCGTCGAAACCCCTAGTGCTGTCATCGATCGGGTATCGCTCGTGCTGGACGCCTTCGATGGGCCAGGGCGCCTGAACTTGGCCCAGATCGTGCGTCGCACCGGCCTACCCCGGTCGTCGGCGCACCGGCTGCTGGAACGGTTGGTGGCGCTGCGCTGGCTGCGCCGCAATGGACGCGACTACGAGCTGGGGATGCGGCTCGTCGAACTCGGCTCGCTCGCCGTACACCAGGACCGGCTACATCGGGCAGCCATACCATTGCTCCACGATCTGCACCGCGCGACCGGTCTGGTAGTACATCTCGCCCTGCTCGACGGCTCCGACGTCGTGTACCTGGAGAAGATCGGCGACCGGATGATGGCGGCGATCCCCACTCGCGTCGGCGGACGTCAGCCTGCGCATTGCGCGGCGGTCGGCAAGGCCATCCTGGCGTACAACAGTCACGCCGACGTCGTCGACCTGACCACCCGCAAGACCCGATACTCGATCAGCACCCCTGCGCAGCTGCGCGACGAACTGGCCCAAGTCAGAGCCCGCGGGGTCGCGTTCGATCGTGAGGAGTCGCTGCCTGGATTCGGCTGTGTCGCAGCACCTATCGGAGCTCCCGGGGAAGCCGTGGCCGCGGTCTCGGTGTGCGGGCCCATGAATCGGATGATGTTCGACCAGCGCCTCGCCGCACCCATACGGATGACAGCCATGGGCATCTGGCGCGATGTCGAGGATGGGCCCAGACGGGTGGCGCCGACGTTGCAGCAGGAGCGCCCACTTCGCAGCGCGCCCGTCCGCGAGCTGCAATACGCATGA
- a CDS encoding FAD-dependent oxidoreductase, producing the protein MDTDVYPRPVSQIASWDLEADVVIAGYGIAGVAAAVEAASAGADVLVLERTGGWGGAAAMAGGFIYLGGGTPLQKACGFDDSVDNMAAFLNVAMGPGADADRVGDYCAGSVEHFDWLVRCGVPFKPEFWGEPGWEPPGDQGLMFTGGENAYPFNTIAEPAPRGHIPQMANKKAGEASAGYMLMKPLVETAAAAGVRAVYDVHASALAVESDGRVAGLVARQYGKPIAIRARRGVVLAAGSFAYNDAMMAQFAPRLLGRPGASIEQHDGQAIRMAQALGADLAHMDATEVAFLVDPQQTVRGILVNGRGQRYVPEDMYSGRIGQLTLYHQDDTAYLIIDGDAQEEAMAATSPTPFLKRPATWVCESVAELESEIGLPAGVLQDTVRVYNDNAARGEDPLLHKKPEWLKPIGTPVGAIDLRASCAGFTLGGLQTTLDSEVLHVSGAPIPGLYAAGRCTAGVAAWGYASGISLGDGSFYGRRAGRAAAKN; encoded by the coding sequence ATGGACACAGACGTCTACCCAAGGCCAGTCAGCCAGATCGCGAGCTGGGATCTCGAAGCCGATGTCGTGATCGCCGGGTACGGCATCGCCGGGGTGGCCGCGGCGGTCGAGGCCGCCTCGGCAGGCGCCGACGTGCTCGTCCTGGAGCGCACCGGCGGGTGGGGCGGGGCGGCCGCCATGGCAGGCGGTTTCATCTACCTCGGCGGCGGGACCCCGCTGCAAAAAGCTTGTGGTTTCGACGATTCCGTCGACAACATGGCTGCATTCCTCAATGTCGCGATGGGACCGGGCGCGGACGCGGACCGAGTCGGCGACTACTGTGCAGGAAGCGTCGAACACTTCGACTGGCTGGTGCGCTGCGGTGTGCCGTTCAAACCGGAGTTCTGGGGTGAGCCCGGCTGGGAACCGCCCGGCGACCAAGGGCTGATGTTCACCGGCGGCGAGAACGCCTATCCGTTCAACACCATCGCCGAACCAGCTCCGCGCGGCCATATTCCGCAGATGGCGAACAAGAAGGCCGGCGAAGCCAGTGCCGGCTACATGCTCATGAAGCCCCTCGTCGAAACTGCAGCCGCCGCCGGTGTGAGGGCCGTCTACGACGTACACGCTTCCGCGTTGGCCGTGGAGTCCGACGGTCGCGTCGCGGGGCTGGTCGCGCGCCAGTACGGGAAGCCCATTGCGATCCGTGCGCGTCGCGGCGTTGTCCTCGCTGCGGGCAGCTTCGCCTACAACGACGCGATGATGGCTCAATTCGCGCCGCGGCTTCTCGGCCGTCCCGGAGCATCGATCGAACAGCATGACGGGCAGGCGATTCGGATGGCCCAGGCGCTCGGCGCCGACCTGGCCCACATGGATGCCACCGAGGTGGCGTTCCTCGTCGACCCGCAACAGACGGTTCGCGGCATCCTCGTCAACGGGCGCGGCCAGCGCTATGTCCCGGAGGACATGTACTCCGGGCGGATCGGGCAGCTCACGCTGTATCACCAGGACGACACCGCCTACCTGATCATCGACGGTGACGCTCAGGAGGAGGCGATGGCCGCGACCTCCCCGACTCCGTTCCTGAAGCGCCCGGCGACATGGGTGTGCGAGTCGGTCGCAGAACTCGAATCCGAGATCGGACTACCCGCCGGGGTATTGCAGGACACCGTCCGCGTCTACAACGACAACGCGGCGCGCGGCGAGGATCCGTTACTGCACAAAAAGCCCGAATGGCTCAAGCCCATCGGCACCCCCGTCGGCGCCATCGATCTGCGAGCAAGTTGCGCCGGCTTCACGCTCGGGGGGCTGCAGACCACCTTGGACTCAGAGGTGCTGCACGTCAGCGGCGCGCCGATCCCCGGTCTTTATGCCGCGGGCCGCTGCACCGCGGGTGTGGCCGCCTGGGGTTACGCGAGCGGGATCTCTCTGGGCGACGGCAGCTTCTACGGCCGTCGCGCCGGCCGCGCGGCAGCCAAGAACTGA
- the bphC gene encoding biphenyl-2,3-diol 1,2-dioxygenase — MGILKSLGYITVAATDMDRWRQFAFGILGFAEGKGSDSSALYLRMDERAARIIVVPGEIDQVRTVGWEVRDHAALEELKATLDTAGVAFKELSAAEADERRVEEVITFDDPAGRTLEAFHGAVLDHSPVVTPFGARFVTGDQGLGHVVMPAHDANGLFDFYTGVLGFRSRGAFRVPAPPEFGPIRVRFLGINERHHSLAICPAMNQDKPGVVHVMVEVDSLDAVGQALDRVNAEGFQLSSTLGRHTNDKMVSFYVRAPGDWDIEFGTDGMRVDEKYYTAEEITADSYWGHQWLGDPPAAMRM; from the coding sequence ATGGGCATTCTCAAGAGCCTGGGCTACATCACCGTTGCGGCCACTGATATGGATCGGTGGCGCCAGTTCGCCTTCGGGATTCTGGGATTCGCCGAGGGCAAGGGCTCCGACTCGTCGGCGCTGTACCTGCGGATGGACGAGCGGGCGGCCCGCATCATCGTGGTTCCCGGTGAGATCGACCAGGTGCGCACCGTCGGCTGGGAGGTGCGTGACCACGCCGCACTGGAGGAACTGAAGGCCACGTTGGACACCGCGGGGGTCGCGTTCAAGGAGTTGTCGGCCGCCGAAGCCGACGAGCGTCGTGTCGAGGAGGTGATCACGTTCGACGATCCGGCCGGCAGGACGCTCGAGGCGTTCCACGGCGCGGTGCTCGACCACAGCCCGGTCGTCACGCCGTTCGGGGCCCGGTTCGTCACCGGCGATCAGGGTCTCGGCCATGTCGTGATGCCCGCCCACGATGCGAACGGCCTATTCGACTTCTACACCGGCGTACTGGGATTCCGCTCACGCGGCGCCTTCCGGGTGCCTGCGCCGCCGGAATTCGGCCCGATCCGCGTCCGGTTCCTCGGGATCAACGAACGACACCACAGCCTGGCGATCTGCCCGGCGATGAACCAGGACAAGCCGGGCGTCGTCCACGTCATGGTCGAGGTCGACAGCCTCGACGCCGTCGGGCAGGCGCTCGACAGGGTCAATGCCGAAGGATTCCAGCTGTCCTCGACGCTGGGCAGGCACACCAACGACAAGATGGTGTCGTTCTACGTCCGCGCACCGGGAGACTGGGACATCGAATTCGGCACGGACGGTATGCGTGTCGACGAAAAGTACTACACCGCAGAGGAAATCACCGCAGACAGCTACTGGGGTCACCAGTGGCTCGGCGATCCGCCCGCTGCGATGCGGATGTAG
- a CDS encoding acyl-CoA dehydrogenase family protein produces the protein MTERVIDRVMDIADQLREQGAEAEKIGQLTDQTAKAMKAAGNIRLLQPSKYNGFEVHPREFAETVMATASLDPAAGWVNGVVGVHPYQLAYADPRVAEEIWGADVDTWVASPYAPQGVAKPVEGGYIFNGRWQFSSGTDQCEWIILGAMLGDAEGKPLMPPRMLHMILPRKDYEIVEDSWNVVGLRGTGSKDVIVRDAFVPDYRTMDATEVMDGTAQRKAGMSSTLYLMPWSTMFPLGITSAVIGIAEGALAAHLDYQRDRVGAYGAVKDDPYVMYAIGEAAADINAARQELLANVDRIYSIVDSGKEVSFEDRAAGRRTQVRAAWRAVAAVDQIFARSGGNALRMDKPLQRFWRDAHAGLAHAIHIPGTPYHASALSSFGVDPEGPLRALI, from the coding sequence ATGACCGAACGGGTTATCGACCGGGTGATGGACATCGCCGATCAACTACGCGAGCAGGGCGCCGAAGCCGAGAAGATCGGCCAGCTCACCGATCAGACCGCGAAGGCCATGAAAGCGGCGGGCAACATCCGGCTGCTTCAACCCAGCAAGTACAACGGCTTCGAGGTGCATCCGCGCGAGTTCGCCGAGACCGTGATGGCGACGGCGTCCCTGGATCCCGCCGCGGGATGGGTCAACGGCGTCGTCGGCGTGCACCCTTACCAGTTGGCCTACGCCGACCCCCGGGTCGCCGAGGAGATCTGGGGGGCCGATGTCGACACCTGGGTCGCATCTCCGTACGCGCCTCAAGGAGTGGCCAAGCCGGTCGAAGGCGGCTACATCTTCAACGGGCGGTGGCAGTTCAGTTCCGGCACCGACCAATGCGAATGGATCATCCTTGGCGCAATGCTGGGCGATGCGGAGGGCAAGCCGCTGATGCCGCCGCGAATGCTGCACATGATCCTGCCGCGCAAGGACTACGAGATCGTCGAGGACTCGTGGAACGTGGTCGGTCTGCGGGGCACGGGGTCCAAAGACGTCATCGTGCGCGACGCGTTCGTCCCCGACTACCGGACGATGGACGCCACCGAGGTCATGGACGGCACCGCACAGCGCAAGGCCGGGATGTCCTCGACGCTCTACCTGATGCCGTGGTCGACGATGTTCCCGCTGGGCATCACCTCCGCGGTGATCGGCATCGCCGAGGGAGCCCTCGCCGCCCACCTCGACTACCAGCGTGACCGCGTCGGCGCCTACGGCGCGGTCAAGGACGACCCCTACGTGATGTACGCCATCGGCGAGGCGGCGGCCGACATCAACGCCGCGCGGCAGGAACTGCTGGCCAATGTCGACCGGATCTACAGCATCGTCGACTCCGGCAAAGAAGTGTCGTTCGAGGACCGTGCCGCGGGGCGCCGGACTCAGGTGCGGGCCGCGTGGCGCGCGGTCGCCGCCGTCGACCAGATCTTCGCGCGGTCGGGAGGCAACGCATTGCGGATGGACAAGCCGCTGCAACGGTTCTGGCGCGACGCGCACGCCGGCCTGGCCCACGCGATCCACATTCCCGGCACCCCATACCATGCGTCCGCGCTCAGCTCGTTCGGCGTCGACCCCGAGGGACCGCTGCGAGCACTGATCTGA
- a CDS encoding flavin-containing monooxygenase, producing the protein MSNEPDVDVVVDVVIVGVGFAGIYALHKFRSLGLTTRVFEAAPEVGGTWYYNRYPGARCDVESVDYCYSFSDELQQQWSWSEKYATQAEILSYLNWVVDTLDLRAGITFNTRVTSAMFDDAAMVWTVNTDTGESISARFCVMATGPLSAALTPDFPGLSTFAGEVYHTAHWPTETVDFTGKRVAVIGTGSSGIQSIPIIADQAEKLVVFQRTPNYSVPAGNRALTDEDVAAYKAGYAERRRLSWRSGGGSPHIAHPKLTMEATAQERRDAFEKRWELGGVLFSKTFSDQMTDMDANDEARRFYEEKIRALIDDPDLAELLIPNDHPIGTKRICTDTNYFQTFNRPHVELVSVRRTPIVSIDATGITTSEAHFDVDAIVLATGFDAMTGALANIDIVGRGGHTLREDWADGPRTYLGLCVDDFPNLFLVSGPGAPAVLANMVLHAEAHVNWIADAITYLDSHGHTAIEATADAVEDWNAELNRRADASLFTKANSWYMGANVPGKPRVFMLFIGGFAAYLDICNEVANAGYKGFDFVKAP; encoded by the coding sequence GTGAGCAACGAGCCAGACGTGGATGTCGTCGTCGATGTCGTCATCGTGGGCGTAGGTTTCGCCGGAATCTACGCCCTGCACAAATTCCGGTCCCTCGGCTTGACGACGAGGGTGTTCGAGGCCGCGCCGGAGGTCGGCGGCACATGGTATTACAACCGCTATCCCGGTGCGCGCTGCGATGTGGAGAGCGTCGACTACTGCTATTCGTTTTCCGACGAGTTGCAACAGCAATGGTCCTGGAGCGAGAAGTACGCGACGCAGGCCGAGATCCTGAGTTACCTGAACTGGGTCGTCGACACGCTCGACCTGCGCGCCGGAATCACGTTCAACACCCGCGTCACATCAGCGATGTTCGACGACGCCGCGATGGTCTGGACGGTGAACACCGATACGGGCGAGTCGATCAGTGCGCGGTTCTGCGTGATGGCCACGGGACCACTGTCGGCTGCGCTGACACCCGACTTCCCGGGTCTGTCCACGTTCGCGGGCGAGGTGTACCACACCGCGCACTGGCCAACGGAGACCGTTGACTTCACTGGCAAGAGGGTGGCAGTGATCGGTACCGGATCGTCGGGCATCCAGTCGATTCCGATCATCGCCGACCAGGCAGAGAAACTCGTCGTCTTCCAACGGACCCCGAACTACAGTGTCCCTGCCGGGAATCGGGCCTTGACCGACGAGGACGTCGCCGCCTACAAGGCCGGCTATGCCGAGCGACGGCGGCTGTCGTGGCGCAGCGGCGGCGGGTCACCGCACATCGCACACCCCAAGCTGACGATGGAGGCCACCGCGCAGGAGCGCAGGGATGCATTCGAAAAGCGTTGGGAACTCGGCGGCGTGCTGTTTTCGAAGACCTTCAGCGACCAGATGACCGACATGGACGCCAACGACGAAGCGCGGAGGTTCTATGAAGAAAAGATCCGTGCGCTCATCGATGATCCCGACCTCGCGGAGCTGCTGATCCCGAACGACCATCCGATCGGCACCAAGCGGATCTGCACTGACACCAACTACTTTCAGACCTTCAACAGGCCGCACGTCGAGCTCGTCAGCGTACGCAGGACGCCCATCGTGTCCATCGACGCCACCGGGATCACCACGTCCGAGGCACATTTCGATGTCGACGCGATTGTGCTTGCCACCGGATTCGACGCGATGACCGGCGCCTTGGCCAACATCGACATCGTCGGGCGCGGCGGGCATACGTTGCGTGAGGACTGGGCCGACGGACCGCGCACCTATCTCGGGTTGTGCGTCGACGACTTCCCGAATCTGTTTCTCGTGTCCGGTCCCGGTGCTCCCGCTGTCCTGGCGAACATGGTGCTGCACGCAGAAGCTCACGTGAACTGGATCGCCGATGCCATCACCTATCTCGACAGCCACGGTCACACCGCCATCGAGGCGACGGCCGACGCCGTCGAGGACTGGAATGCCGAACTGAACCGTCGGGCGGACGCGTCGTTGTTCACGAAAGCCAACTCCTGGTACATGGGGGCCAATGTGCCGGGCAAGCCACGGGTATTCATGCTCTTCATCGGTGGGTTCGCTGCCTATCTCGACATCTGCAACGAGGTCGCCAACGCCGGCTACAAGGGGTTCGATTTCGTGAAGGCGCCGTGA
- a CDS encoding mycofactocin-coupled SDR family oxidoreductase — protein sequence MSGLVDKVVVVTGAAKGTGRVHCQRFADEGANVIALDTVELADGLQGTATLVRDRGRRCVAATADVRDAEGVSAAIDAAVGELGRLDVVVANAGVHTGGAPVWELTDETWQHTLDINLTGVWHTVKSAVPHIGEGGGSVVIISSTNGLRGTANTAHYTASKHALVGLARTLANELGQRSIRVNTVHPGAVATPMVLNEATFRRLCPDVPNPTAADAAEVLKARNLLPVPWVDPVDIANAVVFLASDEGRYITGTQLVVDAGLTQKV from the coding sequence ATGTCGGGACTCGTCGACAAGGTGGTCGTCGTCACCGGTGCCGCCAAGGGGACGGGACGCGTGCACTGCCAGCGGTTCGCTGACGAGGGTGCGAATGTGATCGCTCTCGACACCGTCGAACTCGCCGATGGATTGCAGGGCACCGCAACGCTGGTGCGTGACCGAGGTCGACGGTGCGTGGCTGCGACCGCCGACGTCCGTGACGCCGAGGGGGTGTCCGCCGCGATCGACGCCGCCGTAGGCGAATTGGGCCGGCTTGATGTCGTCGTCGCAAACGCCGGTGTGCATACCGGCGGCGCACCGGTATGGGAACTCACCGACGAAACCTGGCAGCACACGCTTGACATCAACCTGACCGGGGTGTGGCACACCGTGAAGTCGGCGGTACCACATATCGGCGAGGGCGGGGGATCGGTGGTGATCATCAGCTCCACCAACGGATTACGCGGTACCGCCAATACCGCCCACTACACCGCCAGCAAGCATGCGCTGGTCGGCTTGGCGCGGACACTGGCGAACGAACTGGGACAGCGATCGATTCGGGTCAACACCGTTCATCCTGGTGCGGTCGCCACGCCGATGGTGCTCAACGAGGCGACGTTTCGACGTCTCTGTCCCGATGTGCCGAACCCGACTGCGGCCGATGCGGCCGAGGTCCTCAAGGCGCGCAACCTGCTGCCGGTGCCATGGGTGGATCCCGTCGACATTGCCAACGCCGTGGTGTTCCTGGCTTCCGACGAGGGCCGCTACATCACCGGAACCCAACTCGTGGTCGACGCCGGCCTGACGCAGAAGGTATGA
- a CDS encoding mycofactocin-coupled SDR family oxidoreductase codes for MGRLQGKVALITGAARGIGRAQAVRFAQEGADVIALDICGAVDTVRTPPSTPADLDETARLVSEAGGRIVTEIVDVRDTEAVQAATDRGVDDLGGLDIVCATAGITSRESAVDMSEIAWQTMLDVNLTGVFRTCRATAPHLVERGGGSMILISSIAGLRGLVGVAHYTSAKHGVVGLMRALANELAPHNIRVNSVHPTNVDTPMIQNDSVRAAFRPDLDHVSREEFAEAACSMNMLPIPWIDPVDVANACLFLASDEARYITAVTLPVDAGSTQR; via the coding sequence ATGGGCCGATTGCAGGGAAAGGTCGCGTTGATCACGGGCGCAGCCCGAGGCATCGGACGAGCGCAGGCGGTGCGTTTCGCGCAGGAGGGTGCCGACGTCATCGCGCTGGACATCTGCGGGGCGGTCGACACGGTCCGCACGCCGCCGTCCACACCCGCCGACCTCGACGAGACCGCCCGCCTGGTGTCGGAGGCGGGCGGACGGATCGTCACCGAGATCGTCGACGTCCGCGACACCGAGGCCGTTCAGGCCGCGACCGATCGCGGTGTCGATGACCTCGGCGGTCTCGACATCGTGTGTGCGACCGCCGGCATCACGTCGCGCGAGTCGGCCGTGGACATGTCCGAGATCGCCTGGCAGACAATGCTGGACGTCAATCTGACCGGGGTCTTTCGGACGTGTCGGGCCACAGCTCCGCATCTCGTCGAACGCGGCGGGGGTTCGATGATCCTCATCAGTTCCATCGCGGGTCTGCGCGGATTGGTCGGGGTGGCGCACTACACGTCCGCCAAACACGGCGTCGTAGGTCTCATGCGTGCGCTCGCCAATGAGCTTGCCCCGCACAACATCCGGGTCAACTCCGTGCATCCGACCAATGTCGACACTCCGATGATCCAGAACGACAGCGTCCGCGCCGCGTTCCGGCCTGATCTCGACCACGTCTCGCGCGAGGAGTTCGCCGAGGCGGCGTGTTCGATGAACATGTTGCCGATCCCGTGGATCGACCCCGTCGACGTCGCCAACGCGTGCCTGTTCCTGGCGTCCGACGAGGCCCGCTACATCACGGCCGTCACGCTGCCGGTCGATGCGGGCAGCACCCAACGCTGA